A section of the Hevea brasiliensis isolate MT/VB/25A 57/8 chromosome 17, ASM3005281v1, whole genome shotgun sequence genome encodes:
- the LOC110642661 gene encoding monooxygenase 2, translating to MQLHHIYVHILLYATKQRIEDTVMEIVEDVVIVGAGIAGLATAVALKRVGVGALILERSETLRSTGSALTLFPNAWLALDALGVSHKLTPLYTPTIRGSVTRVATGAVQEIFFSGNGSKAHQGPRAVHRKALLEALAQELPQDSIRFSSKFTAIEKQELGDSSICVLHLEDGTTIKSKVLIGCDGVNSVVAKWLGLSAPIHSGRAAVRGLAIFPQGHGMKQEVEQFVDVGKRAGFVPLNHKEIYWFLTYCPEGENMARDPELIQKQVIEKYAKNFPSQYLDVVRHADLSTLTWAPLMLRTPWNLIFGNPSKGNITVAGDAMHPMTPDLGQGGCSALEDAIVLGRHIGNSFIKNRQVLVEEDVARAIDGYVKERRWRVAGLITGSYLSGWVQQAGSQWWMKFLRDVIFYGFLFSKVFNAASYDCGTLPSVSASGDLQYSSNKSD from the exons ATGCAGTTGCATCATATATATGTACACATATTACTATACGCCACCAAACAGAGAATAGAGGACACAGTGATGGAAATTGTCGAAGATGTGGTGATCGTTGGTGCTGGGATTGCTGGGCTGGCCACTGCTGTAGCTTTGAAGAGAGTTGGGGTTGGAGCTTTGATCTTAGAAAGATCAGAAACGTTAAGGTCCACCGGTTCAGCCTTAACCCTCTTTCCAAATGCTTGGCTTGCCCTTGATGCTCTTGGCGTTTCTCATAAACTTACTCCCCTTTATACTCCTACCATAAG GGGGTCTGTAACCAGAGTAGCTACTGGAGCTGTTCAAGAAATCTTCTTCTCTGGAAACGGAAGCAAAGCTCATCAGGGACCCAGAGCAGTTCATCGCAAAGCTTTATTAGAAGCTCTAGCACAAGAATTGCCTCAAGATTCAATTCGATTTTCTTCAAAGTTCACGGCTATTGAAAAGCAAGAACTTGGAGATTCTTCCATTTGTGTACTTCATTTGGAAGATGGAACTACTATCAAATCAAAG GTTTTGATCGGTTGTGATGGGGTGAACTCTGTGGTGGCCAAATGGCTAGGACTCTCTGCTCCAATTCATTCAGGTCGAGCAGCAGTGCGTGGATTGGCAATTTTTCCACAAGGCCATGGGATGAAGCAAGAAGTCGAGCAATTTGTGGATGTTGGCAAAAGGGCTGGTTTCGTTCCTTTAAACCACAAAGAAATTTACTGGTTTTTAACTTATTGCCCTGAAG GAGAAAACATGGCAAGAGACCCAGAACTAATACAGAAACAAGTGATTGAGAAGTATGCAAAGAATTTTCCATCACAATACTTAGACGTAGTCCGACATGCTGATCTCTCAACATTGACATGGGCTCCATTGATGTTGAGAACTCCATGGAATCTCATATTTGGAAATCCAAGCAAAGGAAATATCACAGTGGCAGGTGATGCTATGCACCCAATGACGCCTGATCTAGGACAAGGTGGATGTTCAGCTCTAGAGGATGCAATTGTATTGGGCAGGCACATAGGAAATTCTTTTATCAAGAATAGACAAGTTCTTGTTGAGGAGGACGTAGCCAGAGCCATAGATGGGTATGTGAAAGAAAGGAGGTGGCGTGTTGCTGGGCTCATCACTGGGTCGTATTTGTCAGGTTGGGTTCAGCAAGCTGGTTCTCAGTGGTGGATGAAATTTTTAAGGGATGTAATTTTCTATGGATTCCTCTTCTCTAAGGTCTTTAATGCTGCAAGCTATGATTGTGGAACACTGCCTAGCGTTTCTGCCTCTGGAGATCTGCAATATTCCTCCAATAAATCAGACTAG